The Peribacillus simplex genome contains the following window.
AGCATGCATATGGGACAAAACATCTCTCCATTGCTTCCGCTGCTATTACTTTTTGATTTAATATACACAGAGTTGGTTGCTAAAGATTATAAAAACAGGATAAGCATCAGGGAAAAGACTTTAAAGGTATTAACCAAGAAGGACTGACTGTTAAAAAAGTGCATTACTTACCAATGCACGAATCATATAAAAAACTGCATCGCCAATGCTTGGATATTACTAACAATTGGGATGCAGTCCACTTTATATATTCCTTTTAAACTAAATTCCTTATGACTGGCATGGAACGTTCTTGGAGCCTCTCGGAAAGAAGACTATACGCAACTACTTTATTCTTGTACTGTTTGACTACATCCACATGGTCGTTGTAAATGTACACAAATAATCGAACATCGTTTTTTCCTCTTTTAGTATCAATCGTTATTGGAATCCCACTGTTGTCTGGATGTAAAAACAATTGCTCGTTCCCTGGGAATATATGATTCTTTTTCAAAAACTTAGCTTCGTTAAAATAATTAATGACTTGAACTTTGTCTTCACCTTCCAAACGATTTCCATCATAGGTTACGATTGCATTCGCGCCACTAATTTCCGAATGTATTTTAAATTTACTCAGAATCCAATTCACTGCATCGGTTGGTAGGCAGGTAACTAATAATTTAAGCAAACCTAAGATAATAGTCAAAACCAATACAGGCACTGTCATATTTCATCATCTCCGCTACGTTATAATTTAAGGCTGTTTTCGCATACTTTGCTGCTATTTACCAAGTAATGTGGTGTGGTTGATTTCCCCTTCAGATGCTCGCTTTCCGCGGGGCGGGCGGTGAGCCTCCTCGGCGTAAACGCCTGTGGGGTCTCACCTGTCCCGCTGCTCCCGCAGGAGTCTCGCACTTCCACTCCAATCAACCTTAAATAGTCTCGGTTTAAAAACAACAATCTTAACGAAAAGAGCCTAATTTAAAGTTTAATTGAAAGAGGCGGTCAGTTTTTCTTTGAAGTGACCGTTCTATTACCGTGTTTCTTGTTCACCCAGCTTGCAAAGGTGATTTTTTCACGTATTAATCAGATTCTTTCGTTCACATTTCCGCCACATATGTGAACAAATTCACAATTCCCCACAAATGGAGTATGTCTTGTATATCATTCGTACAAAACATGATCTTTTTACAATTAAGCCTTTATTTCTATCCATTTTGATATGCTATCATAATAATCATTCACGTGGTATCTTAGGCTAATTTTATTACGAAGTAGATGATGCCTACAGTTAATACTAGGGCAAGACCAATATATATATAACTAAGGTTCAACAAATTCCCTCTCGTTGCTGCAGAATAATCACTATCACTCTTCCCCGTTAACGAAAGGGTACCAACCAGAGCAACTAAACTAATGGCTACTACTAATATTACACTTATCGTCATGATTCAACGCCTCCCAATATTATTATCTATTTCCTTGAACCATTTCAAATTATTCCGATTCTTATCGTATATCGTAGTGTAACTGCATAAAAAACCGTTCCTAATTTAAACATATCAAAAATAAATGGTCAGGTAGATCGCTCTTCTTGTTTACTGAGTAAATATATTAGAAAAAGCCTACTTCTCTATAATAAAAGAACAACCAATTTTAGGACCATCCAATCAAGGGAAATTTCCACCATCCACTTGCTGAATTCTTCCGTTCATATACATAGAAAGGTGCAAAGACTATTGTTTTAGAGATGAGGATGCTTTCTAAACATGATTCTATTCCAAGACTTTAGGCAAAAGGGTTCGATCTAAAAGGTAAAACAAAGTGGATTGGAACGAAAGGCGCGAGACTCCTGCGGGAAAGCGTGGCCAGGGGAGACCCCGCAGGCGCGAAGCGTCGAGGAGGCTCCCGGACCGCCCGCGGAAAGCGAGTGCCTGGAGCGGAAATCAACATCTAAGTTGTACAAGCCATAAAAAGACTGTAGACAAACTCATTGAAATCGAGTTTGTCTACAGTCCGAGAAGATCCTTATAAACTTTTTACAGCCTCTGCAAACCTTTTGATGCCTTCGTGAATGGACTCCTCATTTTCCCTTGCAAAAGTAAAGCGTACATATTCCTTATTAGTACCTAATGTTGAACCAGGAACGTATATGACTCCTCTTTTGATAGATTCCTCTAATAACTTTATTTCGTTCAATGGCACCTTCAGCTTACACCACAAATGAATACCACCATTTGGCGAATAATACTCAACTTTGTTATTCAGAAATTGTTGAAGACTTGATACAATTGCATCCCTTCTTTTTTCTAGCTCCCCTCTTAAGTAGGTAATATGGGTAGGGAAATGCTCTGATTCAAGAAAATCGTTTGCTATCCATTGAGTGAATGAGCCATGAC
Protein-coding sequences here:
- a CDS encoding YfmQ family protein — translated: MTVPVLVLTIILGLLKLLVTCLPTDAVNWILSKFKIHSEISGANAIVTYDGNRLEGEDKVQVINYFNEAKFLKKNHIFPGNEQLFLHPDNSGIPITIDTKRGKNDVRLFVYIYNDHVDVVKQYKNKVVAYSLLSERLQERSMPVIRNLV